TGTTTCTCACAATATGCAAAAGTACCGCTAGAGTGAAAAAAACAAGGTGCTTTAATATTGAAGCTATCTGATTtagatagatatgatcaaaattagacatgtccaataatggcttttttgctgatatccgatattgtccaactcttaattactgattccgatatcaaccgataccgatatatacagtcgtggaattagcacattattatgcctaattttgtcgtgatgccccgctggatgtattaaacaatgtaacaaggttttccaaaataaatcaactccagttatggaaaaaaatgccaacatggcactgccatttttattattgaagtcacaaagtgcattatttgttttaacatgcctcaaaacagcagcttggaatttgggacatgctctccctgagagagcatgaggaggttgaggggggtgtatattgtagcgtcccggaagagttagtgctgcagggggttctgggtatttgttctgttgtgtttatgttgtgttacggtgcgggtgttctcccgaaatgtgtttgtcattcttgtttggtgtgggttcagtgtggcgcatatttgtaacagtgttaaagttgtttatacgtccgccctcagtgtgacctgtatggctgttgaccaagtatgctttgcattcacttgtgtgtgtgaaaagccgtaggtattatgtgattgggccggcacgcaaaggcagtgcctttgtttattggcgctctgtacttctccctacgtccgtgtacacagcggcgttttaaaaagtcatacattttactttttgaaacagatactgataatttccgatattacattttaaagcatttatcggccgataatatcggcagcccgatattatcggacatctctattaataatcgatgtatttgttgtaaataaagtaattatGTTCCGGTTTTGAACACATATCCATTCATTTACTAAATGTAATGGGAAGTAATTTAACCGTTTCTTattaaaaatgcactttttaaaaaagttgcaagtgataaatgtttttttagttaTAAGGAATGTAAAACTATATCAATACATACAAATTAAAGatacatcaataatcgatttttaatggaatcgtagctcctgaatcgcaattgaatcgtgaggtgtccaaacattcccACCTTTATTAAGGACGGACTCACACCTGTTCATTCGTACATGACTACGACCAGTTTGCTTTGCTCATCATATTAGGATTCCCCCTTTTCAGGGAGCATAGTCCTCCCAGATCCTTTTTATCTAAGGCTGTCTAAAATGAAGAGGGGCGACTAGAACTGACGTTTAGCAATCTATTCTGCAAAATAGGAGTAGGTACAACAACAGAGGTACCAACGCTGAAGAGAGAGTAAACGAGCTATAGCAGAGTCCTCCCAGATCCTTTTTATCTAAGGCTGTCTAAAATGAAGAGGGGCGACTAGAACGGACGTTTAGCAATCTATTCTACAAAATAGGAGTAGGTACAACAACAGAGGTACCAACGCTGAAGAGAGAGTAAACGAGCTATCAGGAGGTTGAAGCAATACTTCATCATCGCCTTTTGGGCTCCTTGAACGTTGCCTTTTAGCGTGACGTAAAACTGAAAATGAAACTTAATTTAACTTATGTGCTTATAGCTCACACACATTCTCCTCCATCGCTCTCCCACAGACTAGTACTTCCTGACATTATTAATAATggcatacaatacaggccaaaagtttggacacaccttctcattcaatgcgttttctttattttcaggactatttacattgtagattgtccctgaaggcatcaaaactatgaatgaacacatgtggaattatgtacttaacacaaaaaggttgaaataactgaaaacatgttttatattctagtttcttcaaaatagccaccatttatctcggattactgctttgcacactcttggcattctcttgatgagcttcaagaggtagtcacctgaaatggttttcacttcacaggtgtcatagttttgatgccttcagtgacaatctacaaggtaaatagtcttgaaaatagagaaaacattcacaggtgtcatagttttgatgccttcagtgacaatctacaaggtaaatagtcttgaaaatagagaaaacattcacaggtgtcatagttttgatgccttcagtgacaatctacaaggtaaatagtcttgaaaatagagaaaacattcacaggtgtcatagttttgatgccttcagtgacaatctacaaggtaaatagtcttgaaaatagagaaaacattcacaggtgtcatagttttgatgccttcagtgacaatctacaaggtaaatagtcttgaaaatagagaaaacgcattgaaatgagaaggtgtgtcctaacgTTTGGcccgtactgtatgtgtgtgagtgcataGATAAAAAACACAGGGTGCTTTCATTGTGTTTATCTCCTTGTGGCAGAATGAAGGCCACTTTCAAATGAGTTTTTATTTTGCCAAAAAGGGAATTTTTCCTCCAAGAATCACTTATTACTGCGATTTTTCTGGATTATTTCCAGTCGTATTTCAAGTCGTTCTTAGGATTTATTTTGTGCAAGGTGCCGGCTGTCATGAACCACAACTACAGGAGCAATCACATTAATTACAGTGCAGTAGTTTAGGACAACATCACCTTAGAAAGGATACACTTCTCTTGTCCGGCGATGGCTTTTGGAGACTCCTCGTCCTCCCCTTCAGTGTTCACAGTTAAGGCAAACAACTGGCATCACAATTCAGTAATTGAAAGCGTGTCGTCATAAAAGGTACCGCAGTACATGTTGCTAAAAGTTGAGGATATTCCTCTCCGTCCGTCACGTTGGCGTACTGCGCCAGGAGGGCCTCTTTCCTCTTTTTGGACTCCTCCGTCACTTCTTTCTGTCTCACTACAATCTGGGCTTGTTTCTCCATCATGCTGGCGATGGCCTGGACCTCAACTGGCAGAGACAAAGCATTCATGCGTGCTTAACAGCTTGAAAGGAAACTGCACTttgtttggaattgtgcctatcattcacaatccctatgcaagacaagaacaaatgtttgtttttttatgaattctATGTCGTAAAATACAccaagtatgaggtggctaacaatgcagctaatgggagtactctattctgcccataaccctataaaaaaaatctaaattcgcCAACAATAccctatttacatcttgtgacctgaatattaaccaagtattattgatattattactaTAAACGCTATCACAACCAAACTATTTTTAGTGATACCGTGATCACAGAAAgtcaactagcttatgctgctgcaTCGTCTCTTGAATTGGTAAAAAAATAATTCTGGATTAAACCGTAGGTCATGCATCCcacttggatagtagaaggttgtggccataaactgagaaagttaaagttaaaggcctgctgaaatgaaatgtttttattgaaacggggatagcagatccattctatgtgtcatacttgatcatttcgcgatattgccatatttttgctgaaaggatttagtagagaacaatgataaaaaattttaaaaagccttgtctttaccggaagtagcgtgacgtagtcaattgaacagctcctcacattttcctattgtttacaatgcagctagagcgattcggatcgagaaagcgacgattaccccattaatttgagcgaggatgaaagatttgtggatgaggaatgttagagtgaatgactagaatgcagtgcgagacatatcttttttcgctctgaccgtaatttaggtacaagctggctcattggattccacactctctcctttttctattgtggatcacggatttgtattttaaaccacctcggatactatatcctcttgaaaatgagagtcgagaacgcgaaatggacattcacagtgacttttatctccacgacaatacatcgacgaaacactttagctacggagataacatgatagcatcgtgcttaactgcagatagaaacaaaataaataaatccctgactggaaggatagacagaagatcaacaatactattaaaccatggacatgtaactacacggttaatgctttccagcctggcgaaggttaacaatgttgttgctaacgatgccattgaagctaacttagcaaccgtacctcacagagctatgctaaaaacattagctatccacctacgccagccagccctcatctgctcatcaacacccgtgctcacctgcgttccagcgatcgacggtgcgacgaaggacttcacccgatcatagatgcggtcggcgagacggaggaagttaaggtgagttcggcggctaacgcgtctgctatctgcATCTCTGTcttcttggttgtgttgctgtagtccgccgctaatacaccgatcccacctacaactttcttctttgtagtctccattgtgcattaaacaaattgcaaaacattcaccaacacagatgtccagaatactgtggaattatgagatgaaaacagagctattttgtattggattcaatggggtaccgatacttctgtttcactggctacgtcacgcgcatacgtcatcatccaaaggcgttttcaaccggaagtttagcgggaaatttaatattgcactttgtaagttaacccggccgtattggcatgtgttgcaatgttaagatttcatcattgatatgtaaactatcagactgcgtggtcggtagaagtgggtttcagtaggcctttaaaggaccactgatagtcacacactaggtgcggtgaaattaccctctgcatttgacccatctccttgttccaccccctgggaggtgaggggagcagtgagcagcagcggtggccgcgctcaggaatcattttggtgatttaacccccaattccaacccttaaagctaagtgtcaagcagggaggtaatgcagtgtttcccacacattcatttatttgtggcggcccgccacgaaagaattacgtccgccacaaataaaaaaaatgaaaaatatatacatatatatattattttgtcctgtctagcttctcaggcaaatcatatagttgatgtagatgcccatataggctgttcagatttactttacaaaagagaagtgtaggatacttctcttgttgccttatttgtatttgaccactactgttttctgtttatttgttactgactgtggcaggacacctctgcctctgtttcactttatgttgctggtaaataatatggttgtagtagtaggccaaagttaaataatttattatgcactaattaaaggggcagagctttaagagacattttagcttttagattttataagatatattttttgtaagaaccacaattaataaatatatttcagtgaataacttattgttcaagtctgtatataaatatgtacataaagtgttgtaattatattgtaaaatggatggatggatggacgtttaaaagaaaactgttattaattagtaagtatacattttttgagcctttttagagaaaatcatatcattgtagtaaattatgcaaactccatgatgtcatggtgaccacgcctatagccacgcccccaccgccacaggtatcttggcagtttatgggaaacactgtaatgggtcccattttatagtctttggtatgactcggccggggtttgaactcatgagctcagggcggacactaaccacaaggccactgagcagaagttggtcaactttgacattcaacctaTGACGCACGTTTGcagcacatttttttaaccctttgtgagaatTAATTAAATATTCCGCTAAAAAGGGAAGATACGAACAttttccagtgagagcagacattgttcaGTACCTGATTGCTTTATTATGTTCGtattttgtatatcttgtttagcacttggcGATAatgctgcatgatgcttagtgttttacTAAAGCTGGGTCTGTTTAGCACAGATATTCTAAAACTTGCATCTCATTCTCCTTAAAGTCAGGCTAAAAAATACAAGGTTCTGATCATTACTCGtctcaaagtagtctttgttgtctctcacaaagtcagacatgattagtagtgttgttcgGGAAAAACGAAcattgtgatgcatctgtgaaattaatatgccgccgttcttgtcttacaaaatgattgtaaacaatagacAACAGTACAGTTCCCCcttaattgccatttttttgcatACTTTCAGTCATATTTACTACTTTGAGATGCTgctgcaacatgtggctgggtaaAAACTAACAAATCCTAATAACAATTACTAATGATggaataattaataaatataaataatattaccaTCTCCAGAGTCCCTCTTGTTTGCTGAGCGGCTGCAGCAGTCCGCCCACTGGTCGATGATTTGTTTGCAGACCTCATCCAGGGTGTCGTCACCCTACACGTTGAATACACAAAATGCACatattaggctatgtctacactaagccggataaccccttaaacgaataaataTTTAGCcttagccccgtttcagccacactaaagtaACGTTTAAGGTCCccgtccttggataattttttacatgggtaagtgcgccgtgtatttcttgaatctccggctcttagctttgtatggactaattgatcgtttacaaactgacttcggagaggaagtgacatcagaccacagccagcttcataataaagcggtttcgtaacttggagctaaccactggaaatatgaaagcGAGTCATCCAGAGAtgtccgtgtttctccttccgtctgtacagacgcctgtggaaatcacacatgaataccttaagagaaagcgattgcagctatttgggatacaacacttctcagacggcaagagaactttcgaatgtccgggtcagcggtgattctacttaccgaaaaactttgtccatttgtcgaaggagagacaaacgagaatgcgagctcccgtggatgtgataaaaaaggtagcgtgtgctttgtattacctggtcgtcgagggaagactacggacaacggcgaatgcttttggactggcaaagcagttattgtccgccgttattgttgcggactcaacgtctaggtccagagtatatgaagtcaccaaaaaggaatggacaatgaaggtaaagtcaaaagagtgaggagtgtcctgacctgatacctagatcccgagattgactgttgtaaaatgttctttgtcacattgtgtactttcacgtgtttattaaagattgtattaatttatgatggctcaatagggccccacagcgcactggattccagttaattgaaataccacaacactggatattgttcagataagttacatttaagaacttgcacacaaagcaacactggaggtgactatgacgtgcgcattttccgcgcatgcgtattaggtcgcgttgcgccggcggacggcagggggtcttaaacggtggcatagttgtgtgtgtgtggacacggataaggttaggtgggatttaccctggataagtgTAAACGGGGACTTAGGCAGGTGCTCAGTGACAACACGTGACAATTTAACCTTAAAAATGacctataccagtgtttttcaaccttttttgagccaaggcacattttttgcgttgaaaaaatccgtaggcacaccaccagcagaaatcattaaaaaagaaactcagttgacagtaaaaagtcgttgtcgcaattgttggatatgactttaaaccataaccaagcatgcatcactatagctcttgtctcaaagtaggtgtactgtcaccacctgacacatcacgccgtgacttatttggagttttttgctgaaggcagtgcccttaaggcacgcccccattattgtttgtccggctggaaattttggacattactacttgccgtagttttgaagcaatgcatgatgggaatccggatgttgtgtgtcagtgtattaacgtgccggctggtataaacacacgctgagaaatagctccgtgcctgcctactttatgggttatagataaacctatggataacggagacatatataccgtatttttcggactataagttgcagtttttttcatagtttggccaggggtgcgacttatactcaggagcgacttatgtgtgaaattatcaacacattaccgtaaaatatcaaataatattatttagctcattcacgtaagagactagacgtataagatttcatgggatttagcaattaggagtgacagattgtttggtaaacatatagcatgttctatatgttatagttatttgaatgactcttaccataatatgttacgttaacataccaggcacgttctcagttggttatttatgcctcatataacgtacacttattcagcctgttgttcactattctttatttattttaaattgcctttcaaatgtctattcttggtgttgggttttatcaaataaatttccccaaaaaatgcgacttatactgtgtatgtttttttccttctttattatgcattttcggccggtgcgacttatactccggagcgacttatactccgaaaaatacggtaatagtctccttttcaggtgagagaggacgctaaaggcagtgcctttaaggcacgcccccaatagtattgtccggctggaaatcgggagaaattcgggagaatggttgtcccgggagattttcgggagaggcactgaaattccggagtctcccggaaaattcgggagggttggcaagtatggcctgcACAGCAttcggctgttaaggggtgaaggtttcaggtgagagaggacgctaaaggcaatgTTTCAGATTCAaagcctcaatcattggtatgttttcatctacaaaaccattctgggtatcactccgtcttatctgtcttgtcttttaacaaagaaacaaggaagtcacaatcttcgttcaatgaatgttctgcaatttgtcgtccctaaagtaagaactgaactgggcaagaaagcatttaggttttcatcaccgaaggcttggaataacctacaatcgaatattcaacttcaaactagggctgcaactaacgattgattagataatcgattaatctgttgattgttacttcgattaatcgattaataatcggacaaaagagacaaactacatttctatcctttccagtattttattggaaaaaaacagcatactggcaacatacttattttgattattgtttctcagctgtttgtacatgttgcagtttataaataaaggtttataaaataaaaacattaaaaaaattaaaaaataaaaatttgaaaaaattaatattgcctctgcgcatgcgcatagcatagatccaacgaatcgatgactaaattaatcgccaactatttttataatcgattttaatcgattagatgttgcagccctacttcaaacccttgttacattaaatgagtttaaagcttctgtgaaaggactgcagtctaccttgtctgtatgcacatgtgtcatgtgagcaagttttaatgttgtaaatttgatgttgtatgtgttgtttactgtttttaatgtaaccttgttgCTGCCCTCTttgccaggtctcccttggaaaagagatctttgatatCAATTggatttttacctggttaaataaaggctaaataaaataaatagtgtctttaaggcacgcccccaatattgttgtccgggtggaaatcgggagaatggttgccccgggagattttcgggagggacactgaaattcgtgagtctcccgggaaaatcgggagggttggcaagtattagggctgcgaatctttgggtgtcccacgattcgattcaatatcgattcttggggtcacgattcgattattaatcgattttttttaattcaaaacaattctctattcattcaatacataggatttcagcaggatctaccccagtatgctgacatgcaagcagaataGTAGAttcttgtaaaaagcttttataatggtaaaggacaatgttttatcaactgattgcaataatgtacatttgttttaactattaaatgaaccaaaaatatgacttattttatctttgtgaaaatattggacacagtgtgttgtcaagcttatgagatgcaatgcaagtgtaagccactgtgacactattgttcttttttttttttttataaatgtctaatgataatgtcaatgagggattttaatcactgctatgttgaaattgtaactaatattgatactgttgttgataatattattttttgtttcactacttttagattgttctttGTCATGTTTGGGTGtcgtctcaattgctctgtttattgcatttctgagtgttgctgggtcgggtttggttttggaattggattgcattgttatggtattgctgtgtattgttttgttggattgattaataaaaaatgtaaaaaaaaaaaaaaaaagaaaatcgagttttgaaaaatgagaatcgatactgaatcgtacaacgtgagaatggcgatttgaattcgaatcgattttttcccacacccctagcaaGTAtggcgggcaatagcactcaagctGCTTTAGGAGAACActaacaaaacaggaagagtcaccaaaataagagcgcaagacaggaactaaagcactacgcacaggaaacaacaactcaaaataaggcacgacaacctggtggagtttcattttttaaccttttctgctggtggtgtgcctctgtattttttttaatgaaaaaaaatgtaccttggctcaaaaaaggttgaaaaacaccgagcTACACAATAAACGTTTGATCATACTGCTGCTGTAATCTGCAGAGAGGTCCAAGCTAGGACAACCACAATGTTAATTTTTTGACCGATTGTCTGTGGTTTGTGTTAAAAGACTATAAATGTAAGGAAtgataataacatataatataaaaatagtaGGAAGTGTTTGGGTGAATAACAGACAGGCGGCAGCTGCTGGCTACGTGCGACATGAGTGTGTCGTTACTCGCCAGAAATGCGGATAAAATCCCTTGAAGCGCGTCCCATTTATCCTCGTCACTTTCCTCCTCTTGCAGCACCCCCAGAATGTAAGCACCGTACACCTCCCGGTCTGCTTCCAGCGAGTCCAGGCGCTCATTTAGCCAACTTTCAAACTCGCCGGCGTCCGCCACGGGCGCCGCCATTTCGGCTTTAAGAgtggggtccttaaccggcacgcgactgtcctgtttcgcgcctgtacaaaaaaacaaaaacaatcattaACGGCATAAAATTGTGACGCCCTCACTGACGACGACGTGATTGTTACACATAGGCAGGTAACGTCATCTTTTAATGATGCAATATACGCAAAGAGGAACATTTTCCGTGACTTTATATTAAAAGTAGGCAGCTTGTGTATTAAATTTGAGTTGATTTGGAACATGcgtgcatacgacatgatacgtcacaatttccagtttctctattccggtgtttttcaaccttttttgagccaaggcacattttttgcgttgaaaaaatctggaggcacaccaccagcagaaatcattaaaaaatgaaactcagttgacagtaaaaagttgttgtcgcaattgttggatatgactttaagcatgcatcaatatagctcttgtctcaaagtaggtgtactgtcaccacctgtcacatcacaccctgacttattttgagtttattgctgttttcctgtgtgtagtgttttagttcttgtcctgcgctcctattttggtggctttttctcttttttttggtattttcctgtagcagtttcatgtcttcctttgagcgatatttcccgcatctactttgttttagcaatcaagaatatttcagttgtttttatccttctttgtggagacattgttgattgtcacgtcatgttgggatgtacattgtggacgccgtctttgctccacagtaagtctttgctgtcgtccagcattctgtttttgtttactttgtagccagttcagttttagtttcgttctgcatagccttccctaagcttcaatgccttttctttcggtttaagcattagacacctttttacctgcacactgcctcccgctgtttctgacatcttcaaagcaattagctaccggctgccacctactgatatggaagagtattacacggttactctgccgagctctaaacagcaccgacactcaacaacaacagatcatttgcagactataattactggtttgcaaaaaatatttttaacccaaataggtgaaattagataatctcccacggcacaccagactatctcacggcacactagtgtgctgcggcacagtggttgaaaaacactgctctattcaacatgttcgaaaaggagtaggaagacgcagagcatatttaatcctaccccttttcctttatatagcagttgctaaaacttttcttcacttcctgttctcagtttattcacaatatactccataagtaatcacaataaaaataaataaatgataattggtgaagtaagttacagtTCATATGgcgagatgagtaagattatcttgaaaatgaatggatggatgagataaattcagaatttttatcatggttcttcttctttgtactttgtaaacactttaagtttgaagagtttcttgaagtggatcatattagtacattgattgctttgcttaatccattccatcatttaattccacatactgatatactgaaggtcttgagtgttgtacgtgcgtacaaatgttttaaatgaaatttttctctaagattatatttctccctttttttgagaataattgttgtatattcttgggtagcaggttatggtTTGCTTTTGTGAAAattttttagctgtttgcaaattcactatatcgtggaatttcagtatttttgattcaataaataaagggtttgtatgttctctatatccaacattatgtattattctcactgatcttttttgtaacactgttaatgaatgaagtgtacttttgtagttattt
This genomic interval from Entelurus aequoreus isolate RoL-2023_Sb linkage group LG06, RoL_Eaeq_v1.1, whole genome shotgun sequence contains the following:
- the LOC133651841 gene encoding coiled-coil domain-containing protein 43-like, which encodes MAAPVADAGEFESWLNERLDSLEADREVYGAYILGVLQEEESDEDKWDALQGILSAFLGDDTLDEVCKQIIDQWADCCSRSANKRDSGDVEVQAIASMMEKQAQIVVRQKEVTEESKKRKEALLAQYANVTDGEDEGEDEESPKAIAGQEKSMFKNTNAVEVLNRQKQKRDQAREDSQKKKEMDKMQREKDKLAKQDRKEKEKKRTQKGERKR